In Micromonospora sp. LH3U1, one genomic interval encodes:
- a CDS encoding 5-oxoprolinase subunit B family protein, with amino-acid sequence MRIRPVGAHALLLDCTTPPDVPEAALVEAWRAELWRRREQGDLIAVEIVPAASTVLLDGLPDPAATAAQLTRWASAVATISHGATNNRDDGSARSDSAGGTIAGDGAEVVVPVDFDGPDLPAVAEHWGVDVPAVLHRLTSTRFRVAFCGFAPGFPYLTGLPAELALPRLATPRPRVPAGSVALAGPYAGIYPGTSPGGWLLVGRTDLVLFDVHADPPARLSPGTPVRMVAA; translated from the coding sequence ATGCGGATCCGGCCCGTCGGCGCGCACGCCCTGCTGCTCGACTGCACCACTCCGCCCGATGTCCCCGAAGCCGCGCTCGTCGAAGCGTGGCGAGCCGAGCTGTGGCGGCGTCGAGAGCAGGGCGACCTGATCGCCGTCGAGATCGTGCCGGCGGCCAGCACCGTCCTGCTCGACGGCCTGCCCGACCCGGCCGCCACGGCAGCGCAGCTGACCCGATGGGCGTCCGCGGTCGCCACCATCTCCCACGGCGCAACCAACAACCGCGACGACGGCAGCGCACGCAGTGACAGCGCGGGCGGCACCATCGCCGGCGATGGCGCCGAGGTGGTCGTCCCGGTCGACTTCGACGGGCCGGACCTGCCGGCGGTGGCCGAGCACTGGGGTGTGGACGTGCCAGCCGTGCTGCACCGGCTGACCAGCACCCGGTTCCGGGTCGCGTTCTGCGGCTTCGCCCCCGGGTTTCCCTACCTGACCGGGCTGCCCGCCGAGCTGGCGCTGCCCCGGCTGGCCACGCCCCGTCCCCGGGTGCCGGCCGGCTCGGTCGCCTTGGCCGGCCCGTACGCCGGCATCTACCCGGGCACGTCCCCCGGCGGCTGGCTGCTGGTCGGTCGGACCGACCTGGTCCTCTTCGACGTGCACGCCGACCCGCCGGCCCGACTCAGCCCGGGAACCCCGGTCCGGATGGTGGCGGCGTGA
- a CDS encoding DUF6458 family protein — protein sequence MGVGSGIFLIAIGAILTFALRANVWWIDVRAVGWVFILAGLAVLLTTVWFWQDRRKRARTLIVEENRLSHPTAMMPPPPDPPPPTAPPS from the coding sequence ATGGGTGTAGGAAGCGGCATTTTTCTCATCGCGATCGGCGCGATCCTGACCTTCGCGCTGAGAGCCAACGTCTGGTGGATCGACGTGCGGGCGGTCGGCTGGGTGTTCATCCTGGCCGGGCTGGCCGTACTGCTGACCACGGTCTGGTTCTGGCAGGACCGGCGCAAGCGGGCCCGGACCCTCATCGTGGAGGAGAACCGGCTGTCTCATCCGACGGCGATGATGCCGCCGCCGCCAGACCCGCCGCCACCAACCGCGCCGCCGTCCTGA
- a CDS encoding SixA phosphatase family protein: MTDVDPETRTLVLLRHAKADQGSDAADDAERPLSARGDADAAAAGAWLAHHGLLPDVVICSTARRTRQTWHGVAMGMTGSPPEGGPTGPRPTVRYEPGAYDAHPEELLALVRTVDSAARTALLIAHNPGISLLSALLDPEGADEEGLRTAELAVHRVPLGWAELSRAGAPITARHTARD; the protein is encoded by the coding sequence ATGACGGACGTCGACCCCGAGACGCGGACACTGGTGTTGCTGCGGCACGCGAAGGCCGATCAGGGCAGCGACGCGGCGGACGATGCCGAGCGGCCGCTCAGCGCACGCGGAGACGCCGACGCGGCAGCGGCTGGGGCCTGGCTGGCGCACCACGGGCTGCTGCCCGACGTGGTGATCTGCTCGACGGCCAGGCGTACCCGGCAGACCTGGCACGGGGTGGCGATGGGGATGACCGGTTCGCCGCCGGAGGGTGGCCCGACCGGTCCTCGCCCGACTGTCCGTTATGAGCCCGGCGCGTACGACGCCCATCCCGAGGAGTTGTTGGCGCTGGTGCGCACGGTCGACTCGGCGGCCCGCACCGCGCTGCTCATTGCTCACAACCCAGGCATCTCGCTGCTCTCCGCGCTCCTCGATCCGGAGGGGGCGGACGAGGAGGGTTTACGCACCGCCGAACTGGCGGTGCACCGTGTTCCGCTGGGCTGGGCGGAGCTGAGTCGGGCGGGAGCACCGATCACGGCACGGCACACCGCCCGCGACTGA
- a CDS encoding biotin-dependent carboxyltransferase family protein, with the protein MTHPAAVEVLRAGALTTVQDLGRAGWAHLGVPRSGALDPAALRLANRLVGNPEHAAGLEITLTGCTLRLTRATTVAVTGAEVTVHAGERPGDTGRPLTMPAGTVLRVGPARRGVRSWLAVAGGIDVPPVLGSRATDTLSGLGPPPLRDGDLLPLGEPLGVPAPVDLTVCSAPPPEVLLTLRLGPRDDWFTPAALDRLFGTAYTVSPVSNRVGARLAGAALPRAVAGELPSEGIVLGAVQVPADGQPLIFLADHPTTGGYPVIGVVTDVTPLAQARPGTTVRFHGPQR; encoded by the coding sequence GTGACCCACCCGGCCGCTGTCGAGGTGCTCCGCGCCGGCGCGCTCACCACCGTGCAGGACCTGGGCCGGGCCGGCTGGGCGCACCTGGGCGTACCCCGGTCCGGTGCCCTCGACCCGGCGGCCCTGCGGCTGGCCAACCGGCTGGTCGGCAATCCGGAGCACGCCGCCGGCCTGGAGATCACACTGACCGGCTGCACACTGCGGCTGACGCGTGCCACCACGGTCGCGGTGACCGGCGCCGAGGTGACGGTCCACGCCGGTGAGCGGCCTGGTGACACCGGGCGCCCGCTCACCATGCCGGCCGGGACGGTGCTGCGGGTCGGCCCCGCCCGACGGGGCGTACGGAGTTGGCTGGCGGTGGCTGGCGGCATCGACGTGCCGCCGGTGCTCGGCAGCCGGGCCACCGACACCCTCTCCGGGCTCGGCCCGCCTCCGCTGCGCGACGGCGACCTGCTGCCGCTCGGCGAGCCGTTGGGCGTACCAGCGCCGGTGGACCTGACCGTCTGCTCCGCACCCCCGCCGGAGGTGCTCCTGACGCTGCGCCTCGGCCCCCGCGACGACTGGTTCACTCCCGCCGCGCTCGACCGGCTGTTCGGCACCGCGTACACCGTCAGCCCGGTGAGCAACCGGGTCGGCGCGCGGCTCGCCGGCGCGGCGCTGCCCCGCGCGGTCGCCGGCGAACTTCCCAGCGAGGGCATCGTGCTCGGCGCGGTACAGGTGCCGGCCGACGGACAACCCCTGATCTTCCTGGCGGACCACCCGACCACCGGCGGATACCCCGTCATCGGGGTGGTCACCGACGTGACCCCGCTCGCGCAGGCCCGGCCAGGGACTACCGTCAGATTCCATGGACCTCAACGCTGA
- a CDS encoding LppU/SCO3897 family protein, whose protein sequence is MTSEGPHRPGQEPDEVSPGAGGPAPYGDRPAQPDNGHNAAGPDLGWAPPPPTRPDPSTPAWATQSEQPPAPAWGAAAAPQPSDPAQPAWATGGGVSEPPQQQPGTWPANDGAPAPAQPDPWAAQQQGWTPAEQSAPAPAWTQSATDQPDWGQAQPAARGAAQVPPATAAWPAQEDPAHAGGWGGAAQANPPAADWRGAESQQSEPQQAAGWSGGAQQDDAPGSGAWPAGTAARDDQPVWTPAEQSPPTWGQPAEPTEQPAPGWGRPPSRTRPRRGPGAGTGDQLVRAGRPVPLRRVGRTAAAGAARRVERRRRRAAGPGRAAGRLGRCREPSAAARLGALAAGPAVRTGGAGGVDPAGQSGLPARASASVPGNDGAPGWAASPDNAAQGNSGVPAVEPWAPGEVWGRAEAEASAQSRSGWEADRGDEAPAYQPGPAPGISPANAVPLPPQEQRVPGASLAAAPPSDFSPQAQFAPIPEQPAYAERETPEAAAQYEAEPAWGRAEDAPASGAVVPAPRTSPESGAGRAIVPVSEAESAAGAAARATASASVPLASRVMPPTDQAIRPTGTATPQPRVYGRPARPEPENEPEPEAFQVDPGAERQGAPEWQSDQQRQGAPDWQNDPQRQIGSGWGGEPAAEQRFDDRQPAPNTFYDAPPAFPPGVPSFVDTPGNDRPVNGTRPHAGAAPPVDQFGGPASPATGAASVNGTSAFGAPGSGGQGFGGGGSGGQGFGGQGFGAESAPGASFPPAFPPPQQPAPSWGQGASQSDEGRFDAFKPDADEPKAEPPTPKVRNGRVLAAVLIAAVLILAVPLGLLLLLGKVGGNEAPAFDPAVGTCVKQSGQDGASAADCGEAGAFTIVSKVDAKEKCTDVTQPHVVLPGDGTNRVLCLKQATK, encoded by the coding sequence ATGACGTCCGAGGGCCCGCACCGCCCCGGCCAAGAGCCGGACGAGGTGTCACCGGGCGCCGGCGGACCGGCGCCGTACGGCGACCGCCCGGCGCAGCCGGACAACGGCCACAACGCCGCCGGCCCCGACCTGGGCTGGGCGCCCCCGCCCCCGACGCGGCCTGACCCGTCGACGCCGGCATGGGCGACCCAGTCCGAGCAGCCGCCCGCCCCTGCCTGGGGTGCCGCCGCTGCGCCGCAGCCCAGTGACCCGGCGCAGCCCGCCTGGGCCACCGGCGGCGGCGTGAGCGAGCCGCCGCAGCAACAGCCCGGCACCTGGCCCGCCAACGACGGCGCGCCAGCCCCGGCGCAGCCCGACCCCTGGGCCGCACAGCAGCAGGGCTGGACGCCGGCCGAGCAGAGTGCACCCGCACCCGCCTGGACCCAGAGCGCCACCGACCAGCCCGACTGGGGGCAGGCCCAGCCGGCCGCGCGGGGCGCCGCACAGGTGCCCCCGGCCACCGCCGCCTGGCCCGCCCAGGAAGACCCGGCCCACGCTGGCGGCTGGGGCGGAGCGGCGCAGGCCAACCCGCCCGCCGCCGACTGGCGCGGGGCGGAGTCACAGCAGTCCGAGCCGCAGCAGGCCGCCGGCTGGTCCGGCGGCGCTCAGCAGGACGACGCGCCCGGCAGCGGCGCCTGGCCCGCCGGCACCGCCGCACGCGACGACCAGCCGGTGTGGACGCCGGCAGAGCAGTCGCCGCCGACCTGGGGCCAGCCCGCCGAACCGACCGAGCAGCCCGCCCCCGGGTGGGGCAGGCCGCCCAGCCGAACGCGGCCGCGGCGCGGCCCAGGTGCCGGCACCGGCGACCAACTGGTCCGGGCAGGACGACCCGTCCCGCTCCGGCGGGTGGGCCGCACAGCAGCAGCAGGCGCAGCCCGGCGGGTGGAGCGACGGCGGCGACGTGCGGCAGGACCAGGCCGCGCAGCCGGCCGCCTGGGGCGCTGCCGAGAGCCGTCCGCAGCAGCCCGACTGGGTGCTCTCGCCGCAGGACCAGCCGTCCGCACCGGCGGAGCCGGCGGGGTGGACCCCGCGGGGCAGAGCGGCCTTCCCGCCCGTGCCAGCGCCAGCGTGCCCGGCAACGACGGTGCCCCCGGCTGGGCCGCCAGCCCGGACAACGCGGCGCAGGGCAACTCCGGCGTCCCGGCGGTTGAGCCGTGGGCACCCGGTGAGGTGTGGGGTCGCGCCGAAGCGGAAGCCTCCGCCCAGTCCCGCAGTGGCTGGGAGGCGGACCGGGGCGACGAGGCACCGGCCTACCAGCCCGGTCCGGCGCCGGGCATCTCGCCGGCAAACGCGGTGCCGCTGCCTCCGCAGGAGCAGCGCGTGCCGGGCGCCAGCCTGGCTGCCGCCCCGCCTTCCGACTTCTCCCCCCAGGCCCAGTTCGCACCGATCCCGGAGCAGCCCGCTTACGCCGAACGGGAGACCCCGGAAGCCGCCGCGCAGTACGAGGCCGAGCCAGCCTGGGGCCGCGCCGAGGACGCTCCCGCGAGTGGCGCGGTGGTGCCTGCCCCGCGTACCTCTCCGGAGTCCGGAGCGGGCCGGGCGATCGTGCCGGTGTCGGAGGCCGAGTCGGCAGCCGGCGCGGCGGCACGGGCCACGGCGAGCGCTTCGGTGCCGTTGGCCAGCCGGGTGATGCCCCCGACCGACCAGGCCATCCGTCCGACTGGCACGGCCACACCACAACCCCGGGTGTACGGCCGCCCAGCTCGACCCGAACCGGAGAACGAGCCGGAGCCGGAGGCGTTCCAGGTCGACCCGGGTGCGGAGCGTCAGGGCGCACCGGAGTGGCAGAGCGACCAGCAGCGTCAAGGCGCACCCGACTGGCAGAACGACCCGCAGCGCCAGATTGGCTCGGGTTGGGGCGGCGAGCCCGCAGCCGAGCAGCGCTTCGACGACCGACAGCCCGCACCGAACACGTTCTATGACGCCCCGCCGGCATTCCCGCCCGGTGTGCCGTCCTTCGTCGACACGCCGGGCAACGACAGGCCCGTGAACGGCACTCGGCCGCACGCAGGTGCCGCGCCGCCGGTCGACCAGTTCGGCGGCCCCGCGTCGCCTGCCACCGGTGCCGCCTCCGTGAACGGAACGTCGGCCTTCGGCGCCCCCGGTTCCGGCGGCCAGGGCTTCGGCGGCGGCGGTTCGGGCGGCCAGGGCTTCGGAGGCCAGGGCTTCGGTGCCGAGTCGGCGCCGGGCGCCAGCTTCCCGCCGGCCTTCCCGCCACCGCAGCAGCCTGCGCCGTCCTGGGGCCAGGGGGCCAGCCAGTCGGACGAGGGCCGCTTCGACGCGTTCAAGCCGGACGCCGACGAGCCGAAGGCGGAGCCGCCGACGCCGAAGGTACGCAACGGCCGGGTGCTGGCCGCGGTGCTGATCGCCGCGGTGCTCATCCTGGCGGTGCCGCTCGGCCTGCTGCTGCTGCTCGGCAAGGTCGGTGGGAACGAAGCACCGGCCTTCGACCCGGCGGTCGGCACCTGCGTCAAGCAGTCCGGCCAGGATGGCGCCTCGGCAGCCGACTGCGGCGAGGCAGGCGCTTTCACCATCGTCTCGAAGGTGGACGCGAAGGAGAAGTGCACCGACGTGACGCAGCCCCACGTGGTGCTGCCGGGTGACGGCACCAACCGAGTGCTCTGCCTCAAGCAAGCCACGAAGTAG
- a CDS encoding NHL domain-containing thioredoxin family protein, with product MGTTARVRAPELRGRQWLNTGGQNLTLQDLRGKIVLADFWTFCCINCLHVLDELRPLEEKYGDVLVVIGVHSPKFEHEKDPDALAAAVERYGVHHPVLDDADMDMWQQYAARAWPTLSVIDPEGYVVATMAGEGHAEGLARLIDELIATHEAKGTLHRGDGPYVPPPAPETALRFPGKAALLPNGNLLVSDSARHSLVEVAPDGETPVRRIGSGERGRADGPEAAATFSEPQGVCLLPTHVAEVAGYDLVVADTVNHLLRGVRLESGEVVTVAGSGRQWRATVDDHAHDALAVDLSSPWDLAWYDDKLIIAMAGIHQLWWFDPIKRTAGMYAGTTVEALRDGPLAEAWMAQPSGLSVSADGTRLWVADSETSSVRYVENGELGTAVGQGLFDFGHVDGPAESALLQHPLGVCALPDGSVLIADTYNGAVRRFDPASNQVSTVADGLAEPSDLVLTPAGEVLVVESAAHRLTRLAPGALSAAGASTVDGPRHRTERKPTDVAAGEVTLDIVFTPAPGQKLDETYGPSTRLVVSASPPELLVDGAGTGTELSRRLVLNSEITAGVLQVTAQAATCDADVEHAACHLTRQDWGVPVRVVDGAVTRLPLVLRGLDA from the coding sequence ATGGGAACGACAGCGCGTGTACGTGCGCCCGAGCTACGGGGCCGGCAGTGGCTCAACACCGGCGGACAGAATCTGACCTTGCAGGACCTGCGCGGCAAGATCGTCTTGGCGGATTTTTGGACGTTCTGCTGTATCAACTGCCTGCACGTGCTCGATGAGCTGCGCCCGCTGGAGGAGAAGTACGGCGACGTGCTCGTCGTGATCGGTGTGCACTCGCCGAAGTTCGAGCACGAGAAGGACCCCGACGCGCTCGCCGCCGCCGTGGAGCGGTACGGGGTGCACCATCCCGTACTCGACGATGCCGACATGGACATGTGGCAGCAGTACGCGGCCCGGGCCTGGCCGACCCTGTCGGTGATCGACCCCGAGGGTTACGTGGTGGCCACCATGGCCGGCGAGGGGCACGCCGAAGGGCTGGCCCGACTGATCGACGAGTTAATCGCCACCCACGAGGCCAAGGGCACCCTGCACCGGGGTGACGGCCCGTACGTCCCGCCGCCGGCACCGGAGACCGCGCTGCGCTTCCCGGGTAAGGCGGCGCTGCTGCCGAACGGCAACCTGCTGGTCTCGGACTCGGCCCGGCACTCCCTGGTCGAGGTGGCCCCGGACGGCGAGACGCCGGTGCGCCGGATCGGTTCCGGCGAGCGGGGCCGGGCCGACGGGCCGGAAGCCGCGGCGACGTTCTCCGAGCCGCAGGGGGTGTGCCTGCTGCCCACGCATGTCGCCGAGGTCGCCGGCTACGACCTGGTGGTCGCCGACACGGTCAACCACCTGCTGCGGGGCGTACGGCTCGAGTCCGGCGAGGTCGTCACCGTGGCCGGCAGTGGGCGGCAGTGGCGTGCCACGGTCGACGACCACGCCCACGACGCGCTCGCCGTCGACCTCTCCTCCCCGTGGGACCTGGCCTGGTACGACGACAAGCTGATCATTGCGATGGCCGGCATCCACCAGCTCTGGTGGTTCGACCCGATCAAGCGGACCGCCGGCATGTACGCCGGCACCACCGTGGAGGCGCTGCGCGACGGCCCGCTGGCCGAGGCGTGGATGGCGCAGCCGTCGGGGCTCTCCGTCTCCGCCGACGGCACCCGGCTCTGGGTCGCCGACAGCGAGACCAGCTCCGTTCGGTACGTCGAGAACGGTGAGCTGGGCACCGCCGTCGGGCAGGGCCTGTTCGACTTCGGGCACGTGGACGGTCCGGCAGAGTCGGCGTTGCTCCAGCACCCGTTGGGCGTGTGTGCGCTGCCGGACGGCTCGGTGCTGATCGCGGACACATACAACGGCGCTGTACGCCGCTTCGACCCGGCCAGCAACCAGGTCTCCACCGTCGCCGACGGGTTGGCGGAGCCGAGCGACCTGGTGCTCACCCCGGCCGGTGAGGTGCTGGTGGTGGAATCCGCCGCGCACCGGTTGACCCGGCTCGCGCCGGGTGCCCTGTCGGCGGCAGGTGCCAGCACGGTGGACGGCCCCCGGCATCGCACCGAGCGCAAGCCGACGGACGTCGCGGCCGGTGAGGTCACCCTGGACATCGTCTTCACCCCGGCGCCGGGGCAGAAGCTGGACGAGACGTACGGGCCGTCGACCCGCTTGGTGGTCTCCGCGTCTCCGCCGGAGCTGCTGGTGGATGGTGCCGGCACGGGCACCGAACTGTCCCGCCGGCTGGTGCTCAACAGCGAGATCACCGCTGGGGTGCTGCAGGTGACCGCCCAGGCGGCGACCTGTGACGCGGACGTCGAGCACGCGGCGTGCCACCTGACCCGGCAGGACTGGGGCGTACCGGTCCGGGTGGTCGACGGCGCCGTGACCCGGCTCCCGCTGGTGCTGCGCGGCCTGGACGCCTGA
- a CDS encoding DUF6458 family protein, which translates to MGIGGSIFLIALGAILAFAVEADLGWLNLAVVGWVLMLAGVAGLVATLYFWSSRRRTVVAAPVREEHVVADRVVPVQDDQVVREYREVRRPGRPV; encoded by the coding sequence ATGGGCATTGGTGGCAGCATCTTCTTGATCGCGCTGGGCGCGATCCTCGCATTCGCCGTGGAGGCCGACCTGGGCTGGCTGAACCTGGCCGTGGTCGGCTGGGTGCTGATGCTGGCCGGTGTCGCCGGCCTCGTCGCCACCCTCTACTTCTGGAGCAGCCGCCGCCGCACGGTGGTCGCCGCACCGGTACGCGAGGAGCACGTCGTGGCTGACCGGGTGGTGCCGGTCCAGGACGACCAGGTCGTGCGGGAGTACCGCGAGGTGCGTCGGCCGGGCCGACCGGTCTGA
- the trhA gene encoding PAQR family membrane homeostasis protein TrhA, with amino-acid sequence MTTSAPLRLKPVDIGKPRMRGWLHTYAFFVAVVCGIVLCSIAATRPGWAPLVSCLLYSLTVCGLFGTSALYHRRVWSERGYQVMRRLDHAMIFVFIAGTYTPLCVLLLAPRPATVMLSLVWGGALAGVALKVVWPHVPRWVSAPLYLALGWVAVAMLPEILHGGGVAALVLLIIGGAIYSVGAVFYALRRPNPWPTVFGHHEFFHACTLLAALCHHIAIYFALFA; translated from the coding sequence GTGACCACCTCCGCCCCGCTTCGCCTGAAGCCGGTCGACATCGGTAAGCCCCGGATGCGCGGCTGGCTGCACACGTACGCCTTCTTCGTCGCCGTGGTCTGCGGGATCGTGCTCTGCTCGATCGCCGCCACCCGGCCGGGGTGGGCGCCCCTGGTCAGTTGCCTCCTCTACAGCCTGACGGTTTGTGGGCTCTTCGGTACGAGCGCGCTGTACCACCGTCGGGTGTGGTCAGAGCGCGGCTACCAGGTGATGCGCCGGCTGGACCACGCGATGATCTTCGTGTTCATCGCCGGCACGTACACACCGCTCTGCGTACTGCTGCTCGCACCCCGGCCGGCCACCGTGATGCTGTCCCTGGTGTGGGGTGGCGCACTGGCCGGCGTGGCGCTCAAGGTGGTCTGGCCACACGTGCCGCGCTGGGTGTCCGCGCCGCTCTACCTGGCGCTGGGCTGGGTGGCGGTGGCCATGCTGCCGGAGATCCTGCACGGCGGCGGTGTCGCGGCACTGGTGCTGCTGATCATCGGTGGCGCGATCTACAGCGTCGGCGCGGTCTTCTACGCGTTGCGCCGACCCAATCCGTGGCCAACCGTCTTCGGTCACCACGAGTTCTTCCACGCCTGCACGCTGCTGGCGGCGCTCTGCCATCACATCGCGATCTACTTCGCGCTGTTCGCCTGA
- a CDS encoding LamB/YcsF family protein, translating to MDLNADLGEGFGIWRLGDDEALLGLVTSANVACGFHGGDPSTMRRVCEGAARRGVAVGAQVGYRDLAGFGRRRIAYDFAELRDEVTYQLGALNAFCRLFGTRVRYLKPHGALYHAASTDESQAAAVVAAVTGYDPDLPILCLPGSTLAQLAVGAGLPVVAEAFADRAYLPNGALVPRGTPGAVITDPEQVAERAVRMATERSVVAVDGTVIPCSVDSICVHGDTPGAVSAAELVRATLIDADIQLAPFA from the coding sequence ATGGACCTCAACGCTGACCTCGGCGAGGGATTCGGCATCTGGCGACTCGGCGACGACGAGGCGCTGCTGGGCCTCGTCACCTCCGCCAACGTCGCCTGCGGCTTTCACGGCGGCGACCCGTCCACGATGCGACGGGTCTGCGAGGGCGCCGCACGGCGCGGGGTCGCGGTGGGCGCGCAGGTCGGCTACCGGGACCTGGCCGGCTTCGGCCGGCGGCGCATCGCGTACGACTTCGCCGAGCTACGCGACGAGGTGACCTACCAGTTGGGGGCGCTGAACGCGTTCTGCCGGCTGTTCGGCACCCGGGTCCGCTACCTCAAGCCGCACGGCGCGCTCTACCACGCGGCCAGCACCGACGAATCCCAAGCGGCGGCGGTGGTCGCCGCGGTCACCGGCTACGACCCTGACCTGCCCATACTCTGTCTGCCCGGCTCGACGCTCGCCCAACTGGCCGTCGGCGCGGGCCTGCCGGTCGTCGCCGAGGCCTTCGCCGACCGCGCCTACCTGCCCAACGGGGCGCTGGTGCCGCGCGGCACCCCCGGCGCGGTGATCACCGACCCGGAGCAGGTGGCCGAACGGGCGGTGCGGATGGCCACCGAACGCAGCGTGGTGGCGGTGGACGGCACCGTCATCCCCTGTTCGGTCGACTCGATCTGCGTGCACGGTGACACCCCGGGCGCGGTCTCCGCCGCCGAACTCGTCCGCGCCACCCTGATCGACGCCGACATCCAGCTGGCCCCGTTCGCGTGA
- a CDS encoding dihydrolipoamide acetyltransferase family protein, with product MSRIKTFNLPDLGEGLTEGEILAWLVKVGDTIELNQPIVEVETAKAAVEIPAKWAGQVQAIHHPQGTTVEVGTPIIAIDTDPGAGPLEAPSTTATPGSDLPTPSAASLAAVEVAPAEGMVEPGLIGGVAPGGRTAVLVGYGPRTTAAKRRPRKAASPSVPAPARADHGVVVADKPAATPTTPAPQVHDRRNGSSGGGLVLAKPPVRKLAKDLGVDLGTLTGSGPLGSITREDVQQAASGAVAAEPIAATSVAATAPSFGTDREQRIPVKGVRKLTAENMSRSAFTAPHVTEFLTVDVTRAMKALDRLRGRREWRDVRVSPLLLVAKAVLLAVQRHPMVNSTWAGDEIVVKEYVNLGIAAATERGLIVPNIKDAGRLTLRELADAMNGLVQTAKSGRTSPADMSGGTLTITNVGVFGVDTGTPILPPGESAILAFGAVREMPWVYKGKVKVRQVTTLGLSFDHRIIDGELGSKFLRDIGDFLADPEAALLAWT from the coding sequence ATGTCCCGGATCAAGACGTTCAACCTGCCCGACCTGGGTGAGGGGCTGACCGAGGGCGAGATCCTGGCCTGGCTCGTCAAGGTCGGCGACACCATCGAGCTGAACCAGCCGATCGTCGAGGTCGAGACGGCCAAGGCGGCGGTGGAGATCCCGGCGAAGTGGGCCGGCCAGGTGCAGGCGATCCACCACCCGCAGGGCACCACGGTCGAGGTCGGTACGCCGATCATCGCGATCGACACCGACCCGGGCGCCGGCCCGCTGGAGGCGCCGTCGACCACGGCCACGCCCGGCAGCGACCTGCCCACCCCGTCGGCGGCTTCGCTGGCGGCGGTAGAGGTGGCGCCGGCCGAGGGCATGGTGGAGCCAGGTCTGATCGGCGGCGTCGCCCCGGGTGGGCGGACCGCGGTGCTGGTCGGCTACGGCCCCCGCACCACCGCGGCAAAGCGCCGCCCCCGAAAGGCGGCTTCGCCCTCGGTCCCCGCCCCCGCTCGGGCCGATCATGGAGTTGTGGTGGCAGACAAACCGGCTGCTACCCCGACGACTCCGGCACCACAGGTCCATGATCGACGCAACGGGTCGAGCGGCGGCGGGCTGGTGCTCGCCAAGCCGCCGGTGCGCAAGCTCGCCAAGGACCTCGGGGTCGACCTCGGCACGCTGACCGGGTCGGGGCCACTGGGTTCGATCACCCGGGAGGACGTGCAGCAGGCGGCGAGCGGTGCCGTCGCGGCGGAGCCGATCGCGGCGACGTCGGTGGCGGCGACCGCCCCCAGCTTCGGTACGGACCGGGAGCAGCGCATCCCGGTCAAGGGGGTCCGCAAGCTCACCGCCGAGAACATGTCCCGCTCGGCGTTCACCGCCCCGCACGTGACGGAGTTCCTGACCGTCGACGTGACGCGGGCGATGAAGGCACTGGACCGACTGCGCGGTCGGCGGGAGTGGCGCGACGTACGGGTCTCGCCCCTGCTGCTGGTGGCGAAGGCGGTGCTGCTCGCGGTGCAGCGTCACCCGATGGTCAACTCGACCTGGGCGGGCGACGAGATCGTGGTCAAGGAGTACGTGAACCTCGGCATCGCGGCGGCCACCGAGCGCGGCCTGATCGTGCCGAACATCAAGGACGCCGGGCGGCTCACGTTGCGCGAGCTGGCCGACGCCATGAACGGCCTGGTGCAGACGGCGAAGTCCGGCCGTACCTCGCCGGCGGACATGTCCGGCGGCACCCTGACCATCACCAACGTCGGCGTGTTCGGGGTGGACACCGGCACGCCGATCCTGCCGCCGGGCGAGTCGGCGATCCTGGCCTTCGGTGCGGTACGGGAGATGCCCTGGGTGTACAAGGGCAAGGTCAAGGTACGTCAGGTCACCACGCTGGGGCTGAGCTTCGACCACCGGATCATCGACGGTGAGCTTGGCTCGAAGTTCCTGCGCGACATCGGCGACTTCCTCGCGGACCCGGAGGCGGCGCTGCTCGCTTGGACCTGA